From a single Osmerus mordax isolate fOsmMor3 chromosome 14, fOsmMor3.pri, whole genome shotgun sequence genomic region:
- the fcho2 gene encoding F-BAR domain only protein 2 isoform X1 — translation MITPYFLENFWGEKNNGFDVLYHNMKHGQMSSKELSEFIRERATIEEVYARSMTKLAKSASNFSQLGTFAPVWDVFKTSTEKLAGCHMELVRKLQELIKEVQKYVDEQAKAHKKTKEEVASTLEAVQSIQTTSQALQKAKENYNAKTVEHERLRKEGATQRDADKAGVKAKKATEAYKSYVEKYATAKSEFEQKMAETAQKFQDIEESHIVHMKEIIQSYSQSVDETHVQIGVDHTEFLRNMENTSVESLIQKLAESKGTGKERPGPIEFEECNTAIATEGAKPRKRKTFAIPGRRKDKDTDSTESTEVEATNAANGVPPGYNGNIDIQNANVPQVDEDGFCIRPEVNENDAKENSFYSSSDSEDEDEPKKFHVEIKPVQPNNGTIQSRATIDELKASIGNISLSPSATSQIRRNQSTGFAPRRIGSVAKAQVPGDELGKTRMPVSYNDSRLTNSDLLSLDPFGPSPGAGSSPSVASSAVPVPNRPTTPLAAGALVPPPRPSSRPKLPTSKLTGINEIVRPFSPPKATSNASPPPAPLARAESSSSLSSNASLSASNTPTVGPERALAPSSSSPGPELLLSLSPFLLLSQRTSRGPSPVTLASQDALPIAVAFTESVNAYFKGADPTKCIVKITGDMTLSFPMGIMKVFTTNPSPTVLTFKLRNTSKLEQILPNQQLLYSDPSQSDSNTKDFWFNMPALTSYLRKSSEQNPTASYYNVDILKYQVVSNGIQSTPLNLAVYWKCTATTTDLRLDYRYNPESMTCPGTLTNLQVLVPVDGGVTSMQALPNAIWNTEQQKSLWKLSDISDNEGSGSLRAKFELSDGPSTPSTLAVQFMSEGSTLSGVDMELPGSGYRLSLNKKRFATGRYMADC, via the exons ATGATAACGCCTTACTTCCTTGAGAATTTCTGG ggagaaaaaaacaatgGATTCGACGTCCTCTACCACAACATGAAGCATGGCCAGATGTCCTCTAAGGAGCTGTCTGAGTTCATCAGAGAAAG GGCTACTATCGAGGAGGTGTATGCAAGATCGATGACCAAACTCGCCAAGTCAGCCAGCAACTTCTCCCAGCTGGG GACGTTTGCTCCGGTGTGGGACGTGTTCAAGACCTCCACGGAGAAGCTGGCCGGCTGCCACATGGAGCTGGTCAGGAAGCTGCAGGAGCTCATCAAGGAGGTGCAGAAGTACGTGGACGAACAGGCCAAAGCTCACAAGAAG ACAAAGGAGGAAGTGGCGTCCACGCTGGAGGCAGTCCAGAGCATCCAGACCACCTCGCAGGCGCTGCAGAAGGCCAAGGAGAACTACAATGCCAAGACGGTGGAGCATGAACGCCTCCGCAAGGAGGGGGCCACCCAGAGAGACGCCgacaag gcGGGAGTGAAGGCCAAGAAGGCCACAGAGGCCTACAAATCCTACGTTGAGAAATATGCCACGGCCAAGTCTGAGTTTGAACAGAAGATGGCAGAGACTGCACAG aaATTTCAGGACATTGAAGAGAGCCACATTGTCCACATGAAGGAGATCATCCAATCGTACTCCCAGTCCGTCGACGAGACACACGTGCAAATCGGAGtg GATCACACAGAGTTTCTAAGGAACATGGAGAACACGTCGGTGGAGAGTTTGATACAAAAACTGGCGGAAAGCAAAGGAACGGGAAAGGAGAGGCCAG GGCCCATCGAGTTTGAGGAGTGCAACACAGCTATTGCCACGgaag GAGCCAaacccaggaagaggaagacgtTCGCTATCCCAGGACGCAGAAAAGACAAGGACACAGACTCCAC AGAATCCACTGAAGTTGAAGCTACT AACGCTGCCAATGGAGTACCCCCAGGGTACAATGGGAACATAGACATCCAAAACGCT aatGTTCCCCAGGTTGACGAAGACGGTTTCTGTATCAGGCCCGAGGTCAATGAAAATG ATGCCAAAGAGAACTCTTTCTACTCGTCAAGTGACtctgaggacgaggacgagccCAAGAAGTTCCACGTGGAGATCAAGCCGGTGCAGCCCAACAACGGGACCATCCAGAGCCGTGCCACGATCGACGAGCTCAAGGCCTCCATTGGGAACATCAGCCTATCGCCCTCAGCCACG aGTCAGATTCGGAGGAATCAATCCA CAGGGTTCGCCCCCCGCAGAATAGGCTCAGTCGCTAAGGCTCAGGTACCAG GTGATGAGCTGGGAAAGACCAGGATGCCAGTATCTTATAATGA CAGCAGACTGACCAACAGTGACCTGCTGTCGCTGGATCCGTTTGGCCCCTCCCCTGgagctggctcctccccctccgtcgCCTCATCTGCAG TGCCTGTCCCCAaccgccccaccacccccctggctGCTGGAGCCCTGGTGCCCCCCCCTagaccctcctccaggcccaagCTGCCCACCAGCAAGCTCACTGGCATCAATGAGATT GTGCGGCCGTTTAGCCCGCCCAAGGCGACGTCCAACGCCAGCCCACCTCCGGCACCGCTGGCTCGGGCAGagagctcctcctctctgtcctccaacgCCTCTCTGAGCGCGAGCAACACGCCCACAGTGG gGCCGGAGCGTGCCCTcgctccctcgtcctcctctccaggcccggagctcctcctctccctctctcccttcctcctcctcagtcaga ggACATCTCGCGGACCCAGCCCGGTGACCCTGGCTTCCCAGGATGCTTTGCCCATCGCTGTGGCCTTCACAGAATCTGTTAATGCCTACTTCAAAGGAGCTGATCCTACTAA GTGCATAGTGAAGATCACCGGAGACATGACGCTCTCCTTCCCCATGGGCATCATGAAGGTGTTCACCaccaacccctcccccaccgTGCTCACCTTCAAACTGAGGAACACCAGCAAGCTGGAGCAGATCCTGCCCAATCAGCAGCTACTATACAG CGACCCCTCACAGAGCGACTCCAACACCAAGGACTTTTGGTTCAACATGCCGGCCCTGACATCGTACCTAAGGAAGTCCTCAGAGCAGAACCCCACAGCCTCCTACTACAACGTCGACATCCTCAAGTACCAG GTGGTGTCCAATGGTATCCAGTCCACCCCTCTGAACCTTGCGGTGTACTGGAAGTGCACGGCCACCACCACCGACCTGCGCCTCGACTACCGCTACAACCCGGAGTCCATGACTTGCCCCGGCACGCTCACCAACCTCCAGGTCCTAGTGCCCGTAGATGGAGGGGTCACCAGCATGCAAGCTCTGCCCAACGCCATctg gaacacagagcagCAGAAATCGTTATGGAAGCTGAGCGATATCTCTGACAATGAAG GCTCGGGGTCTCTCAGGGCTAAGTTTGAGCTTTCCGatggcccctccaccccctccaccctggcgGTTCAGTTCATGAGCGAGGGGAGCACCCTCTCGGGGGTGGACATGGAGCTGCCCGGCTCTGGATACCGACTCTCCCTCAATAAAAAGCGGTTTGCCACAG GGCGCTACATGGCAGACTGCTGA